The following are encoded in a window of Mycoplasmopsis bovis PG45 genomic DNA:
- the rplD gene encoding 50S ribosomal protein L4 — translation MADLEKEMKTTTKKSTSSTKKSTTAKKPAETKSTSSTKKTTSTAAKKPAEAKSTSSTKKTTSTAAKKPVASKSTESAKTTTKTTSAEKAKSPSTTAKKTTAKVAKEVKEVAKKPAITAEKFEKPTKLEFDTSKLNPKLFASSKIYSQAIFDTIISDRASRRQGTHDVKSRAEVRGGGKKPWRQKGTGRARAGSTRSPIWVGGGRAFGPTPARNYKLKVNKKVRFNAFISALTLLAQSKAVVIDDFKLESISTKAAINKLNDLGIKNQKHILIATNDEVTYKSVANLQNVICVKPSSVSVENLIWADVLVLSTEGYENFEGRIK, via the coding sequence ATGGCTGATTTAGAAAAAGAAATGAAGACAACAACCAAAAAATCTACTTCATCTACTAAAAAGAGCACAACAGCTAAAAAACCAGCTGAAACAAAATCAACTTCAAGTACAAAGAAAACTACTTCTACAGCTGCTAAAAAACCAGCTGAAGCAAAATCAACTTCGAGTACAAAGAAAACTACTTCTACAGCTGCTAAAAAACCAGTAGCATCAAAATCAACTGAAAGCGCAAAAACTACAACAAAAACTACATCAGCTGAAAAAGCTAAGTCACCAAGCACCACTGCTAAGAAAACTACTGCAAAAGTAGCTAAGGAAGTTAAAGAAGTAGCTAAAAAACCTGCTATTACAGCTGAAAAATTTGAAAAACCTACAAAATTGGAATTTGATACATCTAAGTTAAATCCTAAATTATTTGCTTCAAGCAAAATTTATTCACAAGCAATTTTTGACACCATTATTTCTGACAGAGCTTCTAGACGTCAAGGTACACATGATGTTAAAAGCCGTGCTGAAGTACGCGGTGGTGGCAAAAAACCTTGAAGACAAAAAGGAACAGGTAGAGCACGTGCCGGTTCAACTAGATCGCCAATATGAGTAGGTGGTGGTAGAGCTTTTGGCCCTACACCAGCTAGAAACTATAAGCTTAAAGTCAACAAAAAAGTTCGTTTCAATGCATTTATTTCAGCATTAACATTATTAGCGCAAAGCAAAGCAGTTGTTATTGATGATTTCAAATTAGAATCAATTTCAACTAAGGCTGCAATTAACAAATTAAATGACTTAGGCATTAAAAACCAAAAGCACATTTTAATTGCAACAAATGATGAAGTTACCTATAAATCAGTTGCAAACTTACAAAATGTAATTTGCGTTAAACCATCATCTGTCTCTGTAGAAAACTTGATTTGAGCTGATGTATTAGTTTTATCAACTGAAGGCTATGAAAACTTTGAAGGGAGAATTAAATAA
- the rplW gene encoding 50S ribosomal protein L23 produces the protein MEITRVIKSPVLTEKSNDALGKNVYTFEVDWAANKFQIKRAVEFIFKVKVLSVNTLKVDKQPKSLGRYHGFTNKYKKAFVKLAEGYTISFYPQEEEKQDKAKVEKEKAEAAKAEKEKTAEKEAKLAEKIAAKKAKKSSVAKEKEEK, from the coding sequence ATGGAAATAACTCGTGTTATTAAAAGTCCAGTTCTTACTGAAAAGTCAAATGATGCCTTAGGTAAAAATGTTTATACATTTGAAGTTGATTGAGCAGCAAACAAGTTCCAAATTAAAAGAGCTGTTGAGTTTATTTTCAAGGTTAAGGTGCTATCAGTTAACACACTTAAAGTTGACAAACAACCTAAAAGTTTAGGTCGTTATCACGGATTTACAAACAAATATAAGAAAGCTTTTGTTAAATTAGCTGAAGGCTATACAATTTCATTCTACCCACAAGAAGAAGAAAAACAAGATAAAGCCAAAGTTGAAAAAGAAAAAGCTGAAGCTGCTAAGGCAGAAAAAGAAAAGACTGCAGAAAAAGAAGCAAAATTAGCAGAAAAAATTGCTGCTAAAAAAGCAAAGAAATCTTCTGTAGCAAAAGAAAAAGAAGAAAAATAA
- the rplB gene encoding 50S ribosomal protein L2, which yields MAVKHYKPVTNGRRNMSSLDYSKNLSGHAPEKSLLVILKKHSGRNNQGKITVRHQGGRVKRYYRIIDFKRNKDDIPAVVKSIEYDPNRSANICLLAYADGEKRYILAPEGIKVGQKVISGNNVDILVGNSLPLSNIPEGTFVHNVEMQPGGGGIIARSAGTSAQILGKDDDGKYVVLRLKSGEMRRILARCRATIGVVGNGEHSLVLLGKAGRSRHLGVRPTVRGSVMNPIDHPHGGGEGKQPIGRKAPLTPWGKKALGVKTRKTKKSSTKLILRRRKDSK from the coding sequence ATGGCAGTTAAACATTACAAGCCAGTTACAAATGGTCGCCGTAATATGTCATCTCTAGATTATTCAAAAAATCTAAGCGGTCACGCACCTGAAAAATCATTATTAGTGATTTTAAAGAAACACTCAGGTCGTAACAACCAAGGTAAAATTACAGTTAGACACCAAGGTGGCCGTGTAAAGAGATACTATCGTATTATTGACTTTAAACGTAACAAGGATGATATTCCAGCAGTTGTTAAATCAATTGAATATGATCCAAACAGATCAGCAAATATTTGCTTATTAGCATATGCTGATGGTGAAAAAAGATACATTTTAGCACCCGAAGGTATTAAAGTTGGACAAAAAGTTATTTCAGGAAACAATGTTGATATTTTAGTAGGTAACTCATTACCACTTTCAAACATTCCTGAAGGTACATTTGTTCATAACGTTGAAATGCAACCAGGTGGTGGGGGCATTATTGCAAGAAGTGCTGGAACATCAGCACAAATCTTAGGTAAAGATGATGATGGTAAGTATGTAGTATTACGTCTAAAATCAGGCGAAATGCGTAGAATACTAGCTCGTTGCCGTGCAACTATAGGTGTTGTTGGTAACGGCGAACATTCATTGGTTCTTTTAGGTAAAGCTGGTAGAAGTAGACATTTAGGTGTTCGTCCAACAGTTCGTGGTTCTGTTATGAACCCAATTGATCACCCACATGGTGGTGGTGAAGGTAAGCAACCTATTGGACGTAAGGCTCCTTTAACTCCTTGAGGTAAAAAGGCTCTTGGTGTTAAAACAAGAAAAACTAAGAAATCTTCAACAAAATTGATTTTAAGAAGAAGAAAGGACTCTAAATAA
- the rpsS gene encoding 30S ribosomal protein S19 — translation MARSLKKGPFADEYLLKKVDAILEGKMPKKPIKTWSRRSTIFPSFIGLTFQVHNGRQHIDVYVTDDMVGHKLGEFVPTRTYSGHGAEKGKKK, via the coding sequence ATGGCTCGTAGTCTTAAAAAAGGCCCTTTTGCTGATGAATACTTACTTAAAAAAGTAGATGCTATTTTAGAAGGAAAAATGCCTAAAAAGCCTATTAAAACCTGATCAAGAAGATCAACCATTTTCCCAAGTTTTATAGGCTTAACATTCCAAGTTCACAACGGTCGTCAACACATCGATGTTTATGTAACTGATGATATGGTTGGCCACAAATTAGGAGAATTTGTTCCAACTAGAACATATTCAGGTCATGGTGCTGAAAAAGGTAAGAAGAAATAA
- the rplV gene encoding 50S ribosomal protein L22: MSTQQAKAVVKIQRISPRKARLVADLFRGKDVKVALGILNNTNKKASQLFIKLLNSAIANATNNHGMDASKLFVKEVLVNEGPTLKRYQPRSQGRAYSIFKRTSNLSIALEERA, translated from the coding sequence ATGAGTACTCAACAAGCTAAAGCAGTTGTTAAAATTCAAAGAATTTCTCCAAGAAAAGCTCGTTTAGTTGCTGATTTATTCAGAGGCAAAGACGTTAAAGTTGCACTTGGTATTCTTAACAACACAAACAAGAAAGCATCACAATTATTTATTAAATTATTAAATTCAGCCATTGCTAACGCAACAAACAACCATGGAATGGATGCATCAAAATTATTTGTTAAAGAAGTATTAGTTAATGAAGGACCTACACTTAAAAGATACCAACCACGTTCTCAAGGTAGAGCTTATTCTATTTTTAAAAGAACATCTAATTTATCAATAGCATTGGAAGAAAGGGCGTAA
- the rpsC gene encoding 30S ribosomal protein S3, which translates to MGQKVNPNGFRYGITKPINSVWFAEKQNYGDLLVQDAKIYKFFDKLVRKYQIGNTLIKRTKAQKVTVVLQTSQPAKLLGKNGTNIEKITKDLQKYLKNKSLDINLQVSLLKQPELNARLAAEAIAQKLENRESFRVAQKLVINDALRAGAKGIKTQVSGRLNGVDMARAEGYSRGEMRLHTLRQDVDFAKATARTIYGAIGVKVWISKGELLEGDK; encoded by the coding sequence ATGGGACAAAAAGTTAATCCAAATGGCTTCCGTTATGGAATTACAAAGCCTATTAACTCTGTTTGATTTGCTGAAAAGCAAAACTATGGGGACTTATTAGTTCAAGATGCTAAAATCTACAAATTCTTTGATAAATTAGTTAGAAAATACCAAATTGGAAATACCCTTATTAAAAGAACTAAGGCACAAAAAGTTACTGTTGTCTTACAAACTAGCCAACCAGCTAAATTATTAGGTAAAAATGGCACAAATATTGAAAAAATTACCAAAGATTTACAAAAATATCTAAAAAACAAATCACTTGATATTAATTTACAAGTTTCATTATTGAAACAACCTGAATTAAATGCTAGACTAGCTGCAGAAGCTATAGCACAGAAATTAGAAAACCGTGAAAGTTTTCGTGTTGCTCAAAAGTTAGTTATTAATGATGCACTTAGAGCTGGTGCAAAAGGAATTAAAACCCAGGTTTCAGGACGTTTAAATGGTGTTGATATGGCTAGAGCAGAAGGCTACAGCCGTGGTGAAATGAGACTTCACACCCTAAGACAAGATGTTGACTTTGCAAAGGCAACAGCTAGAACCATTTATGGTGCTATTGGTGTTAAAGTTTGAATTTCTAAAGGTGAACTTTTGGAAGGAGATAAATAA
- the rplP gene encoding 50S ribosomal protein L16 — MLQPKRTKYRKPFLVRHDKRKAHKGNTVEFGEFGLQAVTSAWVDARQIEAARIAITRRMGREGNVIIRIFPHFSKTSKPIGVRMGSGKGSPEKWYTAVKVNTVMFEVSGVSEEIARDALRLGGHKLPVSWKIITKSEGENQ; from the coding sequence ATGCTTCAACCAAAAAGAACTAAATATCGTAAGCCTTTTTTAGTACGTCATGATAAAAGAAAAGCTCACAAAGGTAATACAGTAGAATTTGGCGAATTCGGCTTACAAGCAGTTACATCTGCCTGAGTAGATGCACGTCAAATTGAAGCTGCTCGTATTGCTATTACACGTAGAATGGGTCGTGAAGGTAATGTTATTATTAGAATCTTCCCTCACTTCTCAAAAACATCTAAACCTATTGGTGTTCGTATGGGTTCAGGTAAAGGTTCTCCTGAAAAATGATATACAGCTGTTAAAGTAAATACAGTTATGTTTGAAGTTTCAGGTGTTTCTGAAGAAATTGCACGTGATGCACTTAGATTAGGTGGTCACAAATTACCAGTGTCATGAAAAATTATTACTAAGAGTGAAGGAGAAAATCAATAA
- the rpmC gene encoding 50S ribosomal protein L29 has translation MLYKDIKVKSVDELQKLVKDFEAELWTLNFKKAVGSLDQSHKIKAIRRDIARVKTELNARAKGAK, from the coding sequence ATGCTTTATAAAGATATTAAAGTTAAGTCAGTTGATGAGCTCCAAAAACTAGTAAAAGACTTTGAAGCTGAATTATGAACTTTGAATTTCAAAAAAGCTGTTGGAAGCTTAGACCAAAGCCACAAAATTAAAGCAATTAGAAGAGATATTGCTAGAGTAAAAACTGAGCTAAATGCAAGAGCAAAGGGAGCTAAATAA
- the rpsQ gene encoding 30S ribosomal protein S17, with amino-acid sequence MERNTRKTLQGKVISARGDKTIIVEVESHRSHALYSKRYRVVKKFAVHDEKNIANVNDIVTIMETRPLSKTKHFRLVAIKQAAVQGEK; translated from the coding sequence ATGGAAAGAAATACACGTAAAACTTTACAAGGCAAAGTTATATCTGCTCGTGGTGACAAGACTATCATTGTTGAAGTTGAAAGCCACAGATCACATGCCTTGTATTCAAAACGTTATAGAGTAGTCAAAAAATTTGCTGTACACGATGAAAAAAATATTGCTAATGTTAATGACATTGTAACTATTATGGAAACTAGACCGCTTTCTAAAACAAAGCACTTCCGTTTAGTTGCAATTAAGCAAGCCGCAGTTCAAGGAGAAAAATAA
- the rplN gene encoding 50S ribosomal protein L14, which produces MVLELSKLNVADNSGAKEVGVIRVLGGSRKKTANIGDVIICSVKKAIPTGIVKEGQVVKAVIVRSVYGIHRENGQHIRFDDNAVVIIKDDKTPRGTRVFGPVARELRDKGYLKIVSLAPEVL; this is translated from the coding sequence ATGGTTTTAGAACTATCCAAATTAAATGTTGCTGATAATTCAGGAGCAAAAGAAGTTGGTGTTATTAGAGTTCTTGGCGGCTCACGTAAAAAAACAGCAAACATTGGCGACGTAATTATTTGCTCAGTTAAAAAAGCTATTCCTACAGGTATTGTTAAAGAAGGTCAAGTAGTTAAAGCAGTTATTGTTAGATCGGTTTATGGTATTCACCGTGAAAACGGTCAACACATTCGTTTTGACGATAATGCAGTTGTAATTATTAAAGACGATAAAACACCTAGAGGAACTCGTGTATTTGGCCCTGTGGCTCGTGAATTGCGTGATAAAGGTTATCTAAAGATTGTCTCACTTGCACCAGAAGTGCTATAA
- the rplX gene encoding 50S ribosomal protein L24: protein MKIKFKKNDEVIVIAGSHKGKTGRIVRVDINNNTAIVKDINIVTKHVKPGQGNDGSIKKMEAPIHISNLSILVKKATKTSPAQFSKIGYKFDKDNKKVRILRKTKKEI from the coding sequence ATGAAAATCAAGTTTAAGAAAAATGATGAAGTAATAGTTATTGCTGGCTCACATAAGGGCAAAACCGGTCGTATTGTTAGAGTAGATATTAACAACAATACTGCAATAGTTAAAGACATTAATATAGTAACTAAACACGTAAAACCTGGTCAAGGTAATGATGGCTCAATTAAGAAAATGGAAGCTCCAATTCATATTTCAAATCTTTCAATCTTAGTTAAAAAAGCAACTAAGACATCACCAGCACAATTTTCTAAAATTGGATACAAATTTGACAAAGATAATAAAAAAGTACGTATCTTACGTAAAACTAAGAAGGAAATTTAA
- the rplE gene encoding 50S ribosomal protein L5 — MNLKQKYLTDVVPALMKQYGYKSIMQVPRLEKIVLNMTAGKEVTNSKAIEEVLNELTQISGQKPFQTRAKKSNASWKLREGMAMGGKVTLRRDRMWDFLEKFINVAMPRIRDFRGANPKAFDGRGNYSFGVKEEIIFPEIEFDKIRRIKGLDVQIITSVNSDKEARSLLELIGMPFSKGEK, encoded by the coding sequence ATGAACTTAAAGCAAAAATATTTAACTGATGTAGTTCCTGCTTTAATGAAGCAATATGGCTATAAATCAATTATGCAAGTTCCAAGATTAGAAAAAATCGTGCTTAATATGACAGCTGGTAAAGAAGTTACAAACTCAAAGGCAATTGAAGAAGTGCTAAATGAACTAACTCAAATTTCAGGACAAAAACCATTTCAAACCCGTGCTAAAAAATCAAACGCTTCATGAAAACTTCGTGAAGGTATGGCAATGGGTGGTAAAGTAACACTAAGAAGAGATAGAATGTGAGACTTCTTAGAAAAATTCATTAATGTTGCTATGCCACGTATTCGTGACTTCCGTGGTGCTAATCCTAAAGCATTTGACGGAAGAGGAAATTACTCATTTGGAGTAAAAGAAGAAATCATCTTCCCAGAAATTGAATTTGACAAAATTAGAAGAATTAAAGGCCTTGATGTACAAATTATTACATCAGTGAACAGTGATAAAGAAGCTAGAAGTTTATTAGAATTAATTGGAATGCCTTTTAGTAAGGGAGAAAAATAA
- a CDS encoding type Z 30S ribosomal protein S14: MAKSSLKAKQKKHPKFSTRAYTRCELCGRVHAVLRKYKICRICFRELAHQGKIPGMKKASW; the protein is encoded by the coding sequence ATGGCTAAAAGTTCATTAAAAGCTAAGCAAAAAAAGCACCCTAAATTTTCAACACGTGCTTATACACGTTGCGAACTATGTGGTCGTGTGCATGCAGTTTTAAGAAAATACAAAATCTGCCGTATCTGTTTCCGTGAATTAGCTCACCAAGGCAAGATACCTGGTATGAAGAAAGCGAGTTGATAA
- the rpsH gene encoding 30S ribosomal protein S8, translating to MFITDPISDMIVRIKNANQRKFKTVLIPYSNKKAKILEILLNEGYIASFITKDEGKDKALEVSLKYKGNQSAIIDFKRISKPGLRVYASANNLPSVLSGYGTAIISTSKGVMTEKQARKENVGGEVLAYIW from the coding sequence ATGTTTATAACAGATCCTATTTCAGATATGATTGTTAGAATCAAAAATGCAAATCAAAGAAAATTTAAAACTGTGCTTATTCCTTATTCAAACAAAAAGGCAAAAATTCTAGAAATTCTTTTAAATGAAGGCTACATTGCAAGTTTTATTACAAAAGACGAAGGTAAAGACAAGGCGCTAGAAGTTTCATTAAAATACAAAGGCAATCAATCTGCTATTATCGACTTCAAGCGTATTTCTAAACCTGGTCTTAGAGTATATGCTTCTGCTAATAATTTACCATCGGTATTATCAGGTTATGGTACTGCAATAATTTCAACTTCTAAAGGTGTAATGACTGAAAAACAAGCTCGTAAGGAAAATGTAGGTGGTGAAGTACTTGCCTACATTTGATAG
- the rplF gene encoding 50S ribosomal protein L6, protein MSRVGNRILTIPEKVSLTQDGTLLTIEGPLGKLQRNISPLIALKVENNQISTIRANEEKSTKQLHGTTNALISNMLIGVSKGYKKELVIKGVGFKFTLKGDVLEVSAGYSHLVNLDVPAGIKVEVPKPVELVISGIDKEIVGQFAAVVRAVRKPIPYSGKGIAYKDEVIRRKEGKTASK, encoded by the coding sequence ATGTCTCGTGTCGGAAACAGAATATTAACCATTCCTGAAAAAGTTTCATTAACTCAAGATGGCACTTTATTAACAATTGAAGGGCCACTTGGTAAGTTACAAAGAAACATTAGTCCACTAATTGCACTTAAAGTTGAAAATAATCAAATTAGCACAATTAGAGCAAATGAAGAAAAATCTACAAAACAATTACATGGAACAACTAATGCTCTTATCTCAAATATGCTTATTGGTGTATCAAAAGGTTATAAGAAAGAATTAGTTATCAAAGGTGTTGGTTTTAAATTCACACTTAAAGGTGATGTTTTAGAAGTTTCTGCTGGTTATTCACACTTAGTAAACTTAGATGTTCCTGCTGGAATCAAAGTTGAAGTTCCTAAACCAGTAGAATTAGTAATTTCAGGTATCGATAAAGAAATAGTTGGTCAATTTGCAGCAGTTGTTAGAGCTGTAAGAAAACCTATACCATATTCAGGTAAAGGTATTGCATACAAGGATGAAGTTATTCGTCGTAAAGAAGGAAAAACTGCTTCTAAGTAG
- the rplR gene encoding 50S ribosomal protein L18, which translates to MATLSRNQARQLKHRRERQHISGTAVKPRLCVFKSLQNFYAQLIDDTKGITLASVSTLEKGKFNGNIQAATAAGEKMGEIIKGLKIESIVFDRSGYIYHGRVKAFAEAVRSKGVKF; encoded by the coding sequence ATGGCAACATTATCAAGAAATCAAGCGCGTCAACTTAAACACAGACGTGAACGTCAACACATTAGTGGTACAGCAGTTAAACCAAGACTATGCGTATTTAAATCACTTCAAAACTTTTATGCACAATTAATTGACGATACTAAAGGAATTACATTAGCTAGTGTTTCAACACTAGAAAAAGGCAAATTTAACGGAAATATTCAAGCTGCAACTGCTGCAGGTGAGAAAATGGGTGAAATTATTAAGGGCTTAAAAATTGAAAGCATTGTCTTTGACCGTTCAGGTTACATCTACCATGGCCGTGTTAAGGCATTTGCAGAGGCAGTAAGATCAAAAGGAGTTAAATTCTAA
- the rpsE gene encoding 30S ribosomal protein S5 translates to MADLENKTVKAKVENKPTAAKTQSISAPKRTESGAKKQIWEKRSAHDSKDLSKKGADRANKVKNRTRFGEANNEFSEKVVNISRVTKVVKGGRRFSFSAFVVVGDKKGKVGFGHGKANEVPDAIKKAVKDARNHLITVPIQNKITVPHEIHAKFLASKVMLKPAPKGKGIVASGTVRAVVELAGYTDIYTKTYGSRSKANIVRATLKALQQLRTPEQIAEIRDKNVKDLLG, encoded by the coding sequence ATGGCAGATTTAGAAAACAAGACAGTTAAGGCTAAAGTAGAAAATAAGCCAACTGCAGCTAAAACCCAAAGTATTAGCGCTCCAAAGAGAACCGAATCAGGAGCTAAAAAACAAATTTGAGAAAAAAGAAGTGCTCACGATTCTAAGGATTTATCTAAAAAAGGTGCTGATAGAGCTAACAAAGTAAAAAACCGTACTCGTTTTGGCGAAGCTAACAATGAGTTTAGTGAAAAAGTGGTAAACATTAGCCGTGTTACAAAAGTTGTTAAAGGCGGACGTAGATTCTCATTCTCAGCTTTTGTAGTTGTTGGTGATAAAAAAGGTAAAGTAGGTTTTGGTCACGGAAAAGCAAATGAAGTTCCTGATGCAATTAAAAAAGCTGTTAAGGATGCAAGAAATCACCTTATTACAGTTCCAATTCAAAACAAAATTACTGTGCCACATGAAATTCACGCTAAATTCTTAGCTTCTAAAGTTATGCTTAAACCAGCTCCTAAAGGTAAAGGTATCGTTGCTTCAGGAACTGTTCGTGCAGTTGTTGAATTAGCAGGATACACAGATATTTACACAAAAACCTATGGTTCTCGTTCAAAAGCTAATATTGTTAGAGCAACTCTTAAAGCCTTGCAACAATTAAGAACACCTGAACAAATTGCTGAAATCAGAGACAAAAACGTTAAAGACCTTTTAGGTTAA
- the rplO gene encoding 50S ribosomal protein L15 — translation MKLHTLKSTPGSRVEKHRVGRGHAAGKGKQAGKGQSGQNKRHGHRLGFEGGQTPWFRRIGKRGFTNVNHIEYQVVNLKDLEENFKANATVDLEALFKANLIKRSLPVKLLGNGKLTKKLNVSLHAASKSAIDAVEQAGGKFTIL, via the coding sequence ATGAAATTACATACATTGAAATCAACTCCTGGCTCACGTGTTGAAAAACACCGTGTTGGTAGAGGGCATGCTGCTGGTAAAGGTAAGCAAGCTGGTAAAGGTCAATCAGGTCAAAATAAACGTCATGGTCACAGATTAGGATTTGAAGGTGGTCAAACCCCATGATTCCGTCGTATTGGTAAAAGAGGATTTACAAACGTAAATCATATTGAATACCAAGTTGTTAATCTCAAAGATTTAGAAGAAAACTTCAAAGCCAATGCTACAGTAGATTTAGAAGCATTATTCAAAGCTAATTTAATTAAAAGATCATTACCTGTTAAATTACTAGGCAATGGTAAATTAACTAAAAAACTTAATGTAAGCTTACATGCAGCTTCAAAAAGTGCAATTGATGCAGTTGAACAAGCTGGTGGAAAATTCACAATTCTTTAA
- a CDS encoding Cof-type HAD-IIB family hydrolase: MDSICHKIILKSQEYYDFNNTYRLNLNSLSTFLVSKIISQNQANSLIFSIQEQGSNSFIFTKMTYFKPPYVYFEKFNPSLDDFEYFVFDVGGTILDDKKMLQFQNIKTINELTKLGKKIILATSGSFFNFENYFEKINLNMPIICANGAMIYDNNNFELTYGLEIQKYIAYKIMNKCKELELAYYIFHDKGMAGIDVQNSSAYKQNKEATGMKKESWTLNPEPNFFDDKKIYKVFVTFESNQNQKVNKLVRFCKQFNELHAVQTHSNFIDIGIKCSKGNALFKITSENNIDLNKTVVFGDSDNDLSLIELASLSFSHINARPEVLKKVSYISDKTNNDGWINEIVNDLFLE; the protein is encoded by the coding sequence ATGGATAGTATTTGTCATAAAATTATTTTAAAAAGCCAAGAATATTATGATTTTAATAACACTTACAGACTAAATTTAAATAGCTTGTCTACCTTTTTAGTATCAAAAATTATTAGTCAAAATCAAGCAAACTCATTAATATTCAGTATACAAGAACAAGGATCTAATTCATTTATTTTTACTAAAATGACTTATTTTAAGCCCCCATATGTTTATTTTGAAAAATTTAATCCTTCATTAGATGATTTTGAATACTTTGTTTTCGATGTTGGCGGCACTATTTTAGATGATAAAAAAATGCTTCAGTTTCAAAACATAAAAACAATAAATGAATTAACAAAATTAGGAAAAAAAATAATTTTAGCAACAAGTGGTTCATTTTTTAACTTCGAAAACTATTTTGAAAAAATAAATCTTAATATGCCAATAATTTGTGCTAATGGTGCAATGATTTATGACAATAATAATTTTGAACTAACTTATGGCTTAGAGATACAAAAATATATAGCTTACAAAATTATGAACAAATGCAAAGAATTAGAATTAGCTTACTACATTTTTCATGATAAAGGAATGGCTGGTATTGATGTTCAAAATTCATCAGCATATAAACAAAATAAAGAAGCAACAGGAATGAAAAAAGAAAGTTGAACATTAAACCCTGAGCCTAATTTTTTTGATGACAAAAAAATTTATAAAGTTTTTGTAACATTTGAAAGTAATCAAAATCAAAAAGTTAATAAATTAGTTCGCTTTTGCAAACAATTTAATGAACTTCATGCCGTACAAACACACAGCAATTTCATAGATATTGGAATAAAGTGTTCAAAAGGCAATGCATTATTTAAAATTACAAGTGAAAATAATATAGATCTAAACAAAACAGTAGTTTTTGGCGATTCAGATAATGATTTATCTTTAATTGAATTAGCTTCATTATCATTTAGTCATATCAATGCAAGACCCGAAGTTTTAAAAAAAGTTAGCTATATTTCTGATAAAACCAATAATGATGGGTGAATAAATGAAATAGTTAATGATTTGTTCTTAGAATAA